The proteins below are encoded in one region of Saccopteryx leptura isolate mSacLep1 chromosome 1, mSacLep1_pri_phased_curated, whole genome shotgun sequence:
- the LOC136388197 gene encoding 5'-3' DNA helicase ZGRF1-like — MESQEFTVLYTHQKMKKSKVWQDGILKLSHLGNKVVLYDDKGECLDSLFLKHPEVKPGDDLESDRFLITVEEVRAARGTAVNQDVGREGAEFRPRQPVSSGQPLGCQPAGLKRRFAGFQGPRQVPKRRAVMEGGGSAASREAVYPGPSFLSAFLSTPLLFPAAGGREANGVSTDPENTVVYKDRRGQDWPLSAGGPALSSRSRPDGLWEEHLLCSPVSPADRLAPSFLTREPTQRERAASPCFQVTETMRSKAQILALLKSKPASVFRDGNAEMVGHCPQVQPRESVNSPTKPECLTEQKECTLGTAEGVRCQQLAENTVRRERRWAMYLSSQSSPVHSPVDGNDQERTNKGQGEDVNLNLRDLLVQKRIQFFETGAENGKKYNEGRPVDDTTPYWDQDVKLAIPSFCESQRLPITCGVGNDGRGSELDIPENIKIAVNHYDQMCMNRSILTRENAQEINSCGTPEQTVSNLQESECPQIDSSLSNNSEVSDVITNMFSRSDADKGSLSFLEPVRNVMQPVLEVNFTLNNFETSDTEEESQEGDRMSQDREGWEKETLADDCCSGAENRYESVHCEGGDSTPLPPLLPVGAKPVETFPTDEALPSQLCGKRCVGFDTGPWKAGPMCGDSALEWTDDVYVGDEDVTTPIQKVRSNNDFASVLNKPKGTNSNLLISRCLKVDTNQTPESNLFSKQTQHQPFIRESDLDRNDGQVLRLTSGSDNSIQLLNASPNHHEECIALDKSSPQVASSLFYPLGRKHPIFKDTEAHVPGSEDLGGIPSLPHDQIEVATAGEGGQTWNSPRSSSEPSGFVNSISLLKSLSEYSTALEGLEILKKKNTTGTQQGTLPMREPESSPEAGKPLVTVVPQVGPKSPRLNQDSQQPFPSGREEDTAFVGAASVQTERGPWGSQVQL; from the exons GTAGTTTTATATGATGACAAAGGAGAATGTTTGGACAGTTTGTTTCTGAAGCACCCTGAG GTGAAGCCTGGAGATGATTTAGAAAGTGATCGATTCTTAATCACAGTGGAGGAGGTTAGAGCCGCTAGAGGCACCGCTGTGAACCAGGACGTCGGAAGAGAAGGCGCAGAGTTCAGGCCCAGGCAGCCTGTGTCCTCTGGCCAGCCCCTAGGATGCCAGCCTGCTGGTCTGAAGAGGAGGTTTGCT GGTTTTCAAGGACCACGTCAAGTGCCAAAGAGAAGAGCTGTTATGGAAGGTGGTGGATCCGCGGCATCACGAGAGGCTGTGTACCCTGGCCCCAGCTTCCTGTCTGCGTTCTTGAGCACCCCTCTTTTGTTTCCTGCTGCGGGCGGGAGAGAAGCGAATGGGGTGTCCACGGACCCTGAGAACACTGTCGTCTACAAGGACAGAAGGGGACAGGACTGGCCTCTTTCTGCAGGCGGCCCTGCCCTGTCCTCCAGGAGCCGCCCGGATGGGCTGTGGGAGGAGCATCTTCTCTGCTCACCCGTCAGTCCCGCAGACAGGCTCGCCCCTTCCTTCCTGACCAGGGAGCCCACGCAGAGAGAGCGTGCGGCCTCTCCCTGCTTTCAAGTCACAGAGACCATGAGGAGCAAGGCGCAGATCCTCGCTCTTCTCAAGTCCAAACCAGCCAGTGTGTTCCGGGACGGGAACGCTGAGATGGTGGGACATTGCCCTCAGGTGCAACCACGAGAAAGTGTAAACAGCCCCACTAAACCCGAGTGCTTGACTGAACAGAAAGAATGCACATTGGGGACAGCAGAAGGCGTACGGTGCCAGCAACTGGCAGAAAATACCGTGAGACGTGAAAGGCGGTGGGCCATGTATCTGTCCTCGCAGAGCTCACCTGTTCACTCTCCTGTAGATGGAAATGACCAAGAAAGGACAAACAAGGGCCAGGGAGAGGACGTCAATTTAAACTTGAGAGACCTTTTGGTACAAAAAAGGATCCAGTTCTTTGAAACAGGTGCTGAAAATGGGAAAAAGTATAATGAAGGCAGGCCAGTAGATGATACCACTCCATACTGGGATCAGGATGTAAAACTAGCAATTCCTTCGTTCTGTGAAAGCCAGCGCTTGCCCATTACCTGTGGTGTGGGAAATGATGGCCGAGGATCAGAACTCGACATTccggaaaatattaaaatagctgTTAATCACTATGATCAGATGTGCATGAACAGGTCAATTCTTACTAGAGAAAATGCTCAGGAGATAAATTCATGTGGAACACCAGAACAAACAGTGTCTAATCTGCAGGAATCTGAATGTCCACAAATTGACTCTTCCCTAAGTAACAATTCTGAGGTCTCTGATGTCATTACCAACATGTTTTCTAGGAGTGATGCTGACAAGGGAAGTCTTAGTTTTCTTGAACCTGTGAGGAATGTAATGCAGCCAGTTTTGGAGGTAAATTTTACCCTGAACAATTTTGAAACCAGTGACACCGAGGAGGAATCTCAGGAAGGCGACAGAATGTCCCAGGATCGTGAGGGTTGGGAGAAGGAAACCTTGGCTGATGACTGCTGTTCGGGTGCGGAGAACAGGTATGAGAGTGTACACTGTGAAGGAGGCGACAGCACACCTTTACCTCCCTTACTGCCTGTTGGAGCTAAACCTGTAGAGACATTTCCTACCGACGAGGCTCTGCCATCACAGCTTTGTGGTAAAAGGTGTGTAGGTTTTGACACAGGACCTTGGAAAGCTGGACCCATGTGTGGTGACTCCGCTTTAGAGTGGACCGATGATGTGTACGTAGGCGATGAAGATGTTACTACACCTATCCAAAAAGTCAGAAGTAACAACGATTTTGCTTCAGTCCTGAATAAACCTAAAGGTACTAACtcaaatttacttatttctcgTTGCTTAAAAGTAGACACTAATCAGACTCCTGAAAGCAACCTGTTTTCAAAACAGACTCAACATCAGCCTTTTATTAGGGAAAGTGACTTAGATAGAAATGATGGACAGGTTTTACGGTTAACCTCTGGCAGTGACAACAGTATCCAACTATTAAATGCCAGTCCGAATCACCATGAGGAATGTATTGCCCTCGATAAATCAAGCCCCCAAGTTGCCAGTTCTTTGTTTTACCCTCTGGGAAGGAAGCATCCTATTTTCAAAGACACAGAAGCACATGTTCCCGGATCTGAAGATTTGGGAGGGATTCCGAGTTTACCCCACGACCAGATTGAAGTAGCTACTGCTGGGGAAGGTGGACAAACCTGGAATAGTCCTAGGAGTTCTTCAGAGCCCTCTGGATTCGTAAATAGCATTTCCCTTTTAAAGTCGTTGTCTGAATACAGTACGGCTTTAGAAGGCTTGgaaatactgaaaaagaaaaatacgaCCGGTACGCAACAAGGAACGCTGCCAATGCGTGAGCCAGAGAGCAGCCCTGAAG